Proteins encoded within one genomic window of Panicum virgatum strain AP13 chromosome 1N, P.virgatum_v5, whole genome shotgun sequence:
- the LOC120657212 gene encoding protein LSM12 homolog — MEAGGEELAIGVVISAKTTLGEEFEGQIVAFDRPSNLLVIQEGVGRAERGERRNVRVLKANYIREFSVVSKGDDPLDPAGCTLDLDAIYAREEAALRQAELDAGRIGVGVTPEAQSIFDALSKTLPVQWDKTDIVVMKEVRVRSPYLPENVSGGTAAANERVKKVIDFERKRLHARVPGQFS; from the exons atggaggccggcggcgaggagttgGCCATCGGCGTGGTGATCTCCGCGAAGACCACCCTCGGGGAGGAGTTCGAGGGCCAGATCGTCGCCTTCGACCGCCCATCCAACCTCCTCGTCATCC AGGAGGGCGTGGGGAGGGCCGAGAGGGGGGAGCGGCGGAACGTGAGGGTGCTCAAGGCGAACTACATACGGGAGTTCTCCGTGGTCAGCAAGGGTGACGACCCACTAGATCCTGCCGGCTGCACGCTCGACCTCGACGCGATTTATGCgcgggaggaggccgcgctCAG GCAAGCAGAGCTTGATGCCGGGAGAATTGGTGTTGGTGTCACCCCAGAAGCTCAAAGTATATTCGATGCACTGTCCAAGAC GCTTCCAGTTCAGTGGGACAAGACTGACATTGTTGTAATGAAGGAGGTTCGTGTACGTAGTCCTTACCTGCCTGAAAATGTTAGCGGAGGAACAGCTGCAGCAAATGAACGTGTTAAGAAAGTG ATTGACTTTGAAAGGAAAAGATTACATGCGCGTGTACCCGGCCAATTCTCTTAA